The Arachis ipaensis cultivar K30076 chromosome B07, Araip1.1, whole genome shotgun sequence genome includes a window with the following:
- the LOC107606593 gene encoding protein FAR1-RELATED SEQUENCE 5-like — protein sequence MCFGTIEDANQFYQNYAKRVGFVTKIRFTRRVGKDKVPKNQMITCNREGKRKSRVSPIEKTNPRTNYNCPARISIRLNKEGLWIILKVCLDHSHPCDPEMAKLLTHNREMTMHMCRVIERNDEAGVRPSKTYQVLVGEAGGFSKINLMEKDVRNYLSRKVRNVTEEMDARKMLKYFTRMKDMNFDFYFDVELDQNKRLKTIFWADARSRAAYEYFGDVASFDTTYKTNRYDMPFGSFVGVNHHGNSVLLGCSLLTKENSGSFTWLFNAWLTCMHGKAPKGIITDQCLGIRAGIENMMPETRHRLCIWHITKKIPEKFKRHKRYEELQSDLNNIVWESISEDDFQNQWKDFLIEYGLEDNKWLSEKQFQGAYTNAKFKEVQKQFRKKANCILHLMKAVSTSKVYSILEDVSTSKERVYEVNYNAETKDITCMCQMFESRGILCRHSLVVLGHERVREIPRRYILDCWSKLVKQRHSDIKSSHDPSLLNPKTERFDDLCSHSNSVAQFASQTKETSDILHRYLDMAMAECQNHVANSSSNANELDN from the exons ATGTGTTTTGGAACCATTGAAGATGCAAATCAATTTTATCAGAATTATGCCAAGCGCGTTGGTTTTGTTACTAAGATAAGGTTTACCCGAAGAGTTGGTAAAGATAAGGTTCCTAAGAATCAAATGATCACTTGCAATAGGGAGGGGAAACGCAAGTCTAGAGTTTCACCAATAGAAAAGACCAACCCTAGAACCAACTACAATTGCCCCGCAAGGATTTCTATTAGGTTGAATAAGGAGGGTCTTTGGATTATATTGAAGGTGTGTTTGGATCATTCACATCCTTGTGATCCAGAGATGGCAAAACTGTTGACACATAATAGAGAGATGACTATGCACATGTGTCGAGTCATTGAGAGGAATGATGAAGCAGGTGTGAGaccaagcaaaacatatcaaGTATTGGTGGGTGAAGCGGGGGGTTTTTCTAAGATAAACTTAATGGAAAAAGATGTTAGGAACTATCTCAGCAGAAAGGTACGCAATGTTACGGAAGAAATGGATGCTAGGAAGATGTTGAAGTATTTTACACGGATGAAGGATATGaactttgatttttattttgatgTTGAACTTGATCAAAACAAGCGTCTCAAAACTATATTTTGGGCTGATGCTCGAAGTAGAGCAGCATATGAGTACTTTGGTGATGTAGCTTCGTTTGATACTACTTATAAAACCAATCGTTACGATATGCCATTTGGTTCCTTTGTGGGGGTTAATCACCATGGTAACTCAGTGCTTCTTGGGTGTAGTTTGTTGACTAAGGAAAATTCAGGCTCGTTTACTTGGTTATTTAATGCTTGGCTTACATGTATGCATGGAAAGGCTCCTAAAGGCATTATAACAGACCAATGCCTCGGAATACGAGCTGGAATTGAGAATATGATGCCAGAGACACGTCATAGGTTATGCATTTGGCACATTACGAAAAAGATTCCAGAAAAATTCAAAAGACACAAGAGATATGAAGAGTTACAaagtgatttaaataatattgttTGGGAGTCCATTTCAGAAgatgattttcaaaatcaatgGAAAGATTTTCTGATTGAATATGGTCTAGAAGATAACAAGTGGCTATCAG AGAAGCAATTTCAAGGTGCCTATACTAATGCAAAGTTTAAGGAAGTACAAAAACAATTTAGAAAGAAAGCAAATTGTATTTTGCACCTTATGAAAGCAGTTTCTACATCTAAAGTCTATTCTATTTTGGAGGATGTATCTACTTCTAAAGAGAGGGTTTATGAAGTTAACTACAATGCGGAAACGAAGGATATTACATGCATGTGTCAAATGTTTGAATCAAGAGGCATATTATGCCGTCATAGCTTGGTTGTCCTAGGGCATGAACGCGTGAGAGAAATTCCAAGAAGATACATTTTGGACTGCTGGAGCAAACTTGTGAAGCAAAGACATAGTGATATTAAGAGCAGCCATGATCCAAGTTTGTTGAATCCAAAAACAGAGAGGTTTGATGATTTATGCTCCCATTCGAACAGTGTTGCTCAATTTGCATCCCAAACAAAGGAaacaagtgatatcttacatCGTTATCTTGATATGGCTATGGCGGAGTGTCAAAATCATGTTGCTAACTCATCATCTAATGCCAATGAGTTagataattga